DNA sequence from the Alosa sapidissima isolate fAloSap1 chromosome 13, fAloSap1.pri, whole genome shotgun sequence genome:
TATCTGtacgagggtgtgtgtgtgtgtgtgtgtgtgtgtgtgtgtgtgtgtgtgtgtgtgtgtgtgtgtgtgcgtgagagggtgtgtgtgtgacactgtgcGTACGATCCTGCGTCAAGAAGACCAAAAGATAGGACACTGAAAGCAATTTTGGTTACAGTCATTACTGTCACATGGAGTCATGAGTCACTGCAGAGGTTCTTGGCGTTGCCAGGGTGACAGGTAGGCAGATGGAacggggggagggggtgagttaagagaggggggagggagaggggtcaGAGGGCTTGGGGGCAGCGCAATGTTCAGTGACTGGACGGCCCGTTGCTCTGCTTCCTAGGGCCAGAGATCTCGAGGAAGGCAGAGTGCATGAGGGCGTATGACTGGTCGGTCAGAGTTGACACATCGTCCGTGGTAAGTCCCTTGGTCTCGATCTTGGGCAGGATCTTCAAAGTGATAGTGCCTGAAAGAGCAACAAGCACACTCACCATtctcatcaatcaatcaaccagcTTTTATCTGTGTTTGCATTTTATTTGTAAAGATGCAATACAGTACAAGTACTTCATATTAAAGGAGAATCTTTGATTATAGATTATGattatgcccccagagtgtagcacggTAGCTGCCCggctgctctagctgttggctgcagcaactcaagctaggtagcgGCTCCAGAAACAGACATCTGTGTGAAAAAtggctggaattctcctttaatataaCAAGACAACTACTGAAGTTCACAAGCAAAGGGGAATGATAATTGGAGATGGAGGTCAAATGGCGATTGTCAAACATTGCCAAACATCATCACTTTGGTCCTCTCCaacaattaataataataaaaaaaaacttaaaataTATCGATTTTATGGCAGCGGGATAAGAATCGTTATACTGACTATATTGATAGTACTGACTGACTGCAAGTACAACTACATGCTTACCTGACTTGAACTCCTTTTCCTTCCGCAGGTAGAAGTTGCTGTAGGAAGAGAACACGATCGGTATGATGggggcctgagagagagagagagagagacagacagatagaaagtAAGAAAGAGTGGGGGGgtaaggaagaaaaaaagagtgagacTTGAGAAGTCTTATCAACATTATTGGATCTTTCCAAAGACTGGATTCCCATGGAATGTTGGTTTTCTGTCAACCTGACATAATGTGATCCCAGCAGTCCGTTATCATTTGTTTGTGCGtgcgcgagcgtgtgtgtgtgtgcgtgtgtgtgtgtgcgtacgcatCTGTGTTCCCAAGGACCTTTCACTACAACACAGCAAAGGCCACTCACACAGTATCAGTCCTGGTGTGGCTCCATGACAAACATTTGAACACTTGCCCACACGCgcaacactcaaacacacatatgaacgcacacgcaagcacatgcatacactgcCTTACAGTTTCTGATTAAGTGCGTCAGGGTTGGATTACATGGGTCTGCTGGTTCAGTAATTCCCATCTGCTGTTGATTAATATGGCCTGGATGCCCCAGGGCCAAGCCAACACTTGTATCTGTCCATAGATCAGCTTCATGACTATAGTCTGTGCAACTCACATAAACACGTCTTATTCTCTGTCACCTCGTCACGCACAGAgcaaagtttgtgtgtgcgtttactTGAGGTGTGTGTTCTGATGTGAACTCAAATACAGtatggcgtgtatgtgtgtgtgtatgtatgtgtgtgttaattcgTCCCATTTGTGCCTGACCCTAAGTTAAGAAGATAAGAAACTTTAATGTCATTGCACATAAGATACAATGAAATTCCGTTTGGCAGCAATCCCTATAGCAGCTATGATcagtataaataaataaataaatattaaaaataaaaaaaataagacaCTACAGCTCCAAATCCCCTTTGCTGTCAGGCTCCATGGCTGAAGCAGAAAGTGCTGGCCGGCAAACGCGCTCTCTGACACCAGAAGACAAATGTGCACCTCGGTGGCTATCACCAACACACAGCACTGCAGCACAAAGCAGGCTGGACGGccagaacaaacaaacacacaacctaaGGGTTGGATTGTGATAGCCTGAGAATGTGTGCTTGacctctttttttgtgtgtgtatgtgtgtgtgtgtgtgtgtgtgtgtgtgtgtgtgtgtgtgtgtgtgtgtgtgtgtgtgttcacttgtaaaaaaatacaaaatttcCAGACAAAGTTTAGCAATTAAGGGTGTTAGCAAGTGAAAGTCAAGTGAAAACTTTCAAGTGAAAGTCTTTGCAATTTCATCCTGGATTAGGTCTCAGCCTACTGTGCAGCATTCCAGCTGCATTGGAAGATTTGCATTAATGAGGAGCTCCCTCTAGTGGCAAAGACTTTGTCCATATTATCTGTATATGAATGACTGCATGTGTCTTACCTGTGCTTGAACAGCCAGGTGGAACGCTCCCTTCTTGAAAGGCAGCAGGTCTCCCTTCTGGTTCCTCGTCCCCTCAGGAAACACCCACAGGCGAATCTGGAGGCGcacagagaggtggagaggccCCTTGCAAATCCATGCGGTTATGTCAAGTCAACcacgcatcttagagaggagtTAATTTAGTCTGTCACACGTCGGAAGTCCCATTTGATTTTGCTTGGAACACATCGACCTAACTAGCCAGTCCCAACATTGATACTGAGCATCGCCCACGCGTGACCAAAGTCCTAATAGACAAGTCCCACCACTCAGCAGCCATCTTGGTAATGCACTTTGGGCAGTTATCGGGcagctattttcctattcaagtgaatggggaggcatacagaaaggggtgggatatgtctagacaacggccatattggcgttattatatataactaaccccatgcatttctatggaggactCTCTGAGTGCTgagtctccacattagaaaggcGTGACTCACAAGAAACTATATGAGAACTCATGAAAAACTATACCCGCTGCCTCAGGCTTTTGCTGAATTACTGGCATGAGCCTGATGGTGGATATACCAACCCATAATAAAAGTCCTAGTTACCTGCTCAAATCGGTGTTACAAACCTCCACATACATTGGGGAAGAATTTCTAACACACCTGTATCATGTATAGAATGATTAGTAGTGGATTAGAATATGTGGTAGAGTCAAATATGAGCGGATTGCCTACACAGCCAGATTACTGGGTGATACCTTTGCAGGTAGATTATGACTGATTTACCTTCTCATCCATCATGGTTTTGGCAGCATCAGCCATAACGCTCTTGGCATCACTGGTCTTTTTGCGGTTGATGAAGACGATGCCGCCCAGCCAGCATACCAGGCCCACTGTGCCGGCATAGATCAACTCCTTCTTGGCGATCATGGAGCAGCGGTCGGGCAGGACCTCCATCATACCTGCAGGGGGAGCCAGCGGGAGAGTTCAGATGGACAGCATGACTTGGTAGGATGTCTGgctgtgtatgactgtgtgtgtgtatgactgtgtgtgtgtgtgtgtgtgtgtgtgtgtgtgtgtgtgtgtgtgtgtgtgtgtactgaacaCTAGGTCAGGAACATGTAGCAACAGACATGGTTGGAACAGATCATATAAATTCCACACTGGTTGTGGGTTGTGGTTCAGAGTCCTGATATGCGCAGGTGGGCCACAGTTGACCTACATCTCACATCCTGAAAAAACACATACTCAGAGAGTTGCTGTGAGTTGTGTTTACCGACACGTTATTTCACCTGGACCAACACATTGTGTGTAAAGAAGATTGTGTTCTGCTgagcatgtgtgtaagtgtgtgtgtgtgtatacgcaaGTGTATGGGCATACGGTAGAGAAACTTCTGTATAGAAACACAGACAGCctaaagaagaagaaggaaaaaaaaaaaagaccaggCCTATAAATGTGTTTATCTTTCAGCATCCAAAGATCACCTAGAAACCAAATCTCAAACCATGACTACTGATGACTAGAAATGGAGGCCTGATAGATATGGCCATCTGGGGACAATATAATGTGTGCTCCGAGCACAGTCCACTGACTTAGAGCAGAAAGAGAAGGTTACTCTGCTCtaaataatattaaaaaaaggaaaaaaaaaacaaaaaaaaaacacatccttTAGTGGCTCTAACGATCTGCATAGTGAGTGGGATCGGATAttgtttttttatcttaatattattattattaagaatAGCAGCCAATGGTTCAGGATTGTGTGAACTcacaacacaaacaataaaAGATTTTCATGTTTTCCATGCTAATAAAACAGGTTCAATTTCTGTTGTTGAATATGAACAGCATTTAATATTACTTTTACTATTTAATATTACTTatactatttttttttgtgtacaaAAGTGAATGCAAGCTCTTCAACCACTCCATCGATAGGTCAGttgatcaatcaatcaatcagtcagtcAATCAGAGAACTTAACTACAGGTACAGTACAAGCCCTGAACCAAATTCTATGAATTGCTtagggaaaagaaagagagatagatagatagacagatagatagatagatagatacagcgATAAGGATGATACAGACTAAGACACTGATAAGGATAAcagggaggagaaggaaggaTATAGGTCAGAGGTTGGGAAATACTGCCAAGGGAAAGTCTGCCAACCTCAGACCCGTGCTCACCTGATGTGGTTGCAGAACAAAGTGCACAGTCTATAAAGCTACAAAGCCCTAGCGCTCCCTGACCgctccaccccctcctctcgCTCACGCTGGCTGAAAGCCTAGTCTTGTCAATCACCAccgtctctctccctgtgtcccTCTCTCATAATAACATCACCATGGCCAGATTAGCCGTGTCACGACAACCAGCCTGCTGACAAGGGGCAGATTTTTTTTACCGACGTGGAAAAACACAGACAGGACGGCCTCACTCAGCTGCCCTGTGTCTCACTCTGCTACCCCCTACATAGCCACATTCACACAGGCTTTCAGACAGAAACACCGGCACTCTGTGAATGACATTAAAAACCTACATTATTAGAATTCAAAAATGGACCAAGAGACAAACATACTACTAACCACACCACTGGGGACTAAGGgagtgttagtatgtgtgtaaATCACACATCCTGGATACTAGATGATCAGTCAtgatgatacacacacatttcctcagTAGAGATCTCacccacaaacaaaaacactactATAAGAGCAGCAGTCTTATGGGCCGTTCACAACGAGAACCATAGCCATAACGATAACTGAAAGTGACCCTGACggtatcgttcttcatgtcattATCGTTATGTTTATGTCTGGAggttgtcattcatattagctaacgcaatatttgggggccaagcagcgaagcaacccatagtgattctatgtgttattattattataacgaaacactcatttgccattgaaccatacagtaaaaagttgggaaatttggcacattgattcggtatagtcatatgattaatttcactAACTTTCATGTCAAGTGCTCTAGCGCCCCCAATGTGTCAGATTTTgcattaccgtattttccggactataagtcgctcctgagtataagtcgcatcagtcaaaaaatgtgtcatgaacaagaaaaaaacatatataagtcgcaccggactataagtcgcatttatttagaaatgtatttaacaaaatccaaaaccaaaaacagagactatgtaactagattattgaggccaaaaagattaatgttaatgaagacgaagga
Encoded proteins:
- the agpat2 gene encoding 1-acyl-sn-glycerol-3-phosphate acyltransferase beta; this encodes MDALWMVLLLVVPALLWTSSTFVFYFKKCFYVAYMMILAVIAIPLSILKSGGRDIENMRIIRSLVRHVKYFLGLRFEVSGWEHLQTEGPYVIISNHQSSLDVLGMMEVLPDRCSMIAKKELIYAGTVGLVCWLGGIVFINRKKTSDAKSVMADAAKTMMDEKIRLWVFPEGTRNQKGDLLPFKKGAFHLAVQAQAPIIPIVFSSYSNFYLRKEKEFKSGTITLKILPKIETKGLTTDDVSTLTDQSYALMHSAFLEISGPRKQSNGPSSH